The Streptomyces sp. NBC_01353 genome contains a region encoding:
- a CDS encoding glycosyl hydrolase family 28-related protein, with translation MGINRRQFVGGAVAVGVAATTGFRPAGTSPLWEEYARSPYTHPQIPYVGRAGARGGATVPQSFAWGHLAPLARPPVVANVLSYGATPDGSADSAAAINRALAEAGERGGGTVLVPPGTYRIDDFIRIAHSGVVLRGAGSARTKLLATKHLTELIGPYGSRYGGDKSSWSWAGGLIWLAPHARHASLVAAIRARAWPFEGWTGNRRDEWRTLTTVRPARRGDWSVTVDDPSALRRGRLVLLRLADDAGHTLLEHMAGGGTGPEAYHWDDKTKLTSYVPYEWPVRVVSVQGRKATLERPLPLDVRPEWDPRLTTLAEPLTDAGVEGLTLEAVETPQSPHLLDKGYNGVTFQCAYDCWAEDIVVRHVDNGFGLVAASACTLRRTRVEGRGSHHPYFCREGAHDNLVEDFRIAARTVPAPAGTQLHGINVEGLSSYNVWSRGVMEMGTFDTHRGMPFANVRTEITVENNGRHGGDASAGPLYGARFTHWNVTVTNGRAGLVKIDTIAPYSATVGISEVSEFDQIDVPDFEGALHARVEAYGTPGAVRPRNLYEAQRMLRR, from the coding sequence ATGGGAATCAACAGAAGGCAGTTCGTGGGCGGTGCGGTGGCGGTGGGAGTGGCCGCCACGACCGGCTTCCGGCCGGCGGGAACCTCCCCCCTCTGGGAGGAGTACGCGCGCTCCCCGTACACCCACCCCCAGATCCCCTACGTCGGCCGCGCCGGCGCACGCGGCGGCGCCACAGTCCCCCAGAGCTTCGCCTGGGGGCATCTCGCTCCGCTCGCCCGCCCGCCGGTCGTCGCCAACGTCCTCTCCTACGGCGCCACCCCCGACGGCTCCGCCGATTCCGCGGCCGCCATCAACCGGGCCCTTGCCGAGGCGGGGGAGCGCGGCGGCGGCACGGTGCTCGTCCCGCCCGGCACGTACCGCATCGACGACTTCATCCGCATAGCCCACAGCGGTGTGGTGCTGCGCGGCGCCGGATCCGCCCGTACGAAACTGCTCGCGACGAAGCACCTCACCGAACTCATCGGCCCGTACGGCTCGCGCTACGGCGGCGACAAGTCCTCCTGGTCCTGGGCCGGCGGCCTCATCTGGCTCGCCCCGCACGCCCGGCATGCCTCCCTCGTCGCCGCGATCCGCGCCCGGGCCTGGCCCTTCGAGGGCTGGACCGGCAACAGGCGCGACGAGTGGCGGACCCTGACCACCGTCCGCCCCGCCCGGCGCGGCGACTGGTCCGTGACCGTCGACGACCCGTCAGCCCTGCGCCGGGGCCGGCTGGTTCTGCTCCGCCTCGCCGACGACGCGGGTCACACGCTCCTGGAGCACATGGCGGGCGGGGGCACGGGCCCCGAGGCGTACCACTGGGACGACAAGACCAAGCTGACCTCGTACGTGCCGTACGAGTGGCCGGTCCGGGTGGTGTCCGTACAGGGCCGGAAGGCGACGCTGGAACGCCCCCTCCCGCTGGATGTCCGCCCGGAGTGGGACCCGCGCCTGACGACCCTCGCCGAGCCGCTCACCGACGCGGGCGTCGAGGGGCTGACCCTGGAAGCGGTCGAGACCCCGCAGTCCCCGCACCTCCTCGACAAGGGCTACAACGGCGTCACCTTCCAGTGCGCGTACGACTGCTGGGCCGAGGACATCGTCGTACGCCATGTCGACAACGGCTTCGGACTGGTCGCCGCCTCCGCCTGCACGCTGCGGCGCACCCGGGTCGAGGGGCGGGGCTCCCACCACCCGTACTTCTGCCGCGAAGGCGCGCACGACAACCTCGTCGAGGACTTCCGCATCGCGGCCCGTACGGTCCCCGCCCCGGCGGGCACCCAGCTCCACGGCATCAACGTGGAGGGTCTGTCCAGCTACAACGTCTGGTCGCGCGGGGTGATGGAGATGGGCACCTTCGACACCCATCGGGGGATGCCGTTCGCCAACGTACGGACGGAGATCACGGTCGAGAACAACGGCCGGCACGGCGGAGACGCCTCGGCCGGGCCGCTGTACGGCGCCCGCTTCACCCACTGGAACGTGACGGTGACGAACGGCCGGGCGGGCCTCGTCAAGATCGACACGATCGCCCCGTACAGCGCGACGGTCGGCATCAGCGAAGTCAGCGAGTTCGACCAGATCGACGTACCGGACTTCGAGGGTGCGCTCCACGCGCGCGTGGAGGCGTACGGGACTCCGGGGGCGGTCCGCCCCCGGAACCTGTACGAGGCGCAGCGGATGCTCAGGCGTTGA
- a CDS encoding YbjN domain-containing protein yields MAEDVRRVIEDTFKDAELEWESPEPGSYVVKLPGTRKLFTTLSLRVGRHSLSLNAFVIRHPDENEAGVHRWLLERNLKLYGVSYAVDALGDIYLAGKLPLAAVTPEELDRLLGSVLEAADGSFNTLLELGFASAIRREYEWRVSRGESTRNLDAFTNLTQKPSN; encoded by the coding sequence ATGGCTGAGGACGTGCGGCGGGTCATCGAGGACACCTTCAAGGACGCCGAACTGGAGTGGGAGTCACCCGAGCCGGGCTCGTACGTGGTGAAGCTCCCCGGCACGCGCAAGCTGTTCACGACGCTCTCGCTGCGCGTCGGCCGCCACTCCCTCTCGCTGAACGCCTTCGTCATCCGCCACCCCGACGAGAACGAGGCGGGCGTCCACCGCTGGCTCCTCGAGCGCAATCTCAAGCTGTACGGCGTGAGTTACGCGGTCGACGCCCTCGGCGACATCTACCTGGCCGGCAAGCTGCCGCTCGCCGCCGTCACCCCGGAGGAGCTGGACCGGCTCCTCGGCTCCGTCCTCGAAGCGGCGGACGGCTCCTTCAACACCCTTCTGGAGCTGGGCTTCGCGAGCGCGATCCGGCGCGAGTACGAGTGGCGGGTCTCGCGCGGCGAGTCGACCCGGAACCTCGACGCGTTCACGAATCTGACCCAGAAGCCCTCGAACTGA
- the mshA gene encoding D-inositol-3-phosphate glycosyltransferase — MSQYVSRLAGSLATPPRLRLPGRHRTPRRVAMLSVHTSPLHQPGTGDAGGMNVYIVELAKRLAAINIEVEIFTRATTGGLAPVVELAPGVLVRHVDAGPYEGLAKEELPAQLCAFTHGVMQAWAGHRPGHYDLVHSHYWLSGHVGWLAAERWGVPLVHAMHTMAKVKNAALAAGDTPEPAARVIGETQIVRAADRLIANTAEEADELVRFYEAEPGKVAVVHPGVNLDHFRPADGRAAARARLGLPADAFIPVFAGRIQPLKAPDILLRAAARLLDEDPSLRSRMLVPVVGGPSGSGLAKPEGLQKLAARLGIADVVRFHPPVGQDRLADWFRAASVLVMPSYSESFGLVAIEAQAAGTPVVAAAVGGLPVAVRDGVTGFLVPGHDPADYARALGRFVADPALSARMGAAAARHAESFGWDTAASGTADVYTAAMHDHRRRVRSHHG, encoded by the coding sequence GTGAGCCAGTACGTGTCCCGGCTCGCCGGCTCCCTGGCGACGCCGCCCCGGCTCCGGCTCCCCGGACGCCACCGGACCCCGCGCCGGGTGGCCATGCTCAGCGTCCACACCTCGCCCCTCCACCAACCGGGCACCGGCGACGCCGGCGGCATGAACGTCTACATCGTGGAGCTGGCCAAGCGGCTGGCCGCGATCAACATCGAGGTCGAGATCTTCACCCGGGCCACGACCGGCGGTCTCGCCCCGGTCGTCGAGCTCGCGCCGGGCGTCCTGGTCCGGCACGTCGACGCCGGTCCGTACGAGGGGCTGGCCAAGGAGGAGCTGCCGGCCCAGCTCTGCGCCTTCACGCACGGTGTGATGCAGGCGTGGGCGGGCCACCGCCCCGGCCACTACGACCTGGTCCACTCCCACTACTGGCTCTCCGGTCATGTCGGTTGGCTCGCCGCCGAGCGGTGGGGCGTCCCGCTCGTGCACGCGATGCACACCATGGCCAAGGTCAAGAACGCGGCGCTCGCGGCGGGCGACACCCCCGAGCCCGCGGCCCGGGTGATCGGCGAGACCCAGATCGTCCGCGCCGCCGACCGGCTGATCGCCAACACCGCCGAGGAGGCCGACGAGCTCGTCCGCTTCTACGAGGCGGAGCCGGGGAAGGTCGCGGTCGTCCATCCGGGGGTCAACCTCGACCACTTCCGCCCGGCCGACGGCCGGGCGGCCGCGCGGGCCCGCCTCGGGCTGCCCGCCGACGCCTTCATCCCCGTCTTCGCGGGCCGCATCCAGCCGCTGAAGGCGCCCGACATCCTGCTGCGCGCCGCGGCCCGGCTCCTGGACGAGGACCCGTCGCTGCGTTCGCGGATGCTCGTGCCGGTCGTCGGCGGGCCGAGCGGCAGCGGACTCGCCAAGCCGGAGGGGCTGCAGAAGCTCGCCGCCCGCCTGGGCATCGCGGACGTCGTCCGCTTCCACCCGCCGGTCGGCCAGGACCGCCTCGCGGACTGGTTCCGGGCGGCGTCGGTGCTGGTCATGCCCTCGTACAGCGAGTCCTTCGGGCTCGTCGCCATAGAGGCACAGGCGGCCGGCACCCCGGTCGTCGCGGCCGCGGTGGGCGGGCTTCCGGTGGCGGTACGGGACGGCGTCACCGGCTTCCTCGTCCCGGGGCACGACCCGGCCGACTACGCCCGGGCGCTGGGCCGGTTCGTGGCCGACCCGGCGCTGTCCGCCCGGATGGGCGCGGCGGCGGCCCGGCACGCGGAGTCCTTCGGCTGGGACACGGCGGCCTCCGGCACGGCGGACGTGTACACGGCGGCGATGCACGATCATCGCCGTCGCGTACGCTCGCACCATGGCTGA
- a CDS encoding class I SAM-dependent methyltransferase, which yields MAPRTPLPAVSRPVGTATRGTTNPNRLRRMDRWIAAVHGPALRRSAEPPVAVDLGYGAAPWTAVELLTRLRTADPRTEVVGIEIEPARVAAAEPYEREGLTFVHGGFEVPVPGEVALIRAANVLRQYDEGEVAAVWARLCARLAPGGLLVEGTCDEIGRRHVWVALDRSGPRTVTFATRLGSLERPSDLAERLPKALIHRNVPGEPVHAFLRDFDRAWAAAAPYASLGARQRWIRAVRDLAADWPLTDGHRRWRQGEVTVRWEALAPR from the coding sequence ATGGCCCCGCGCACGCCCCTCCCCGCCGTATCCCGTCCCGTCGGCACGGCGACCCGCGGGACCACCAACCCCAACCGGCTGCGCCGCATGGACCGCTGGATCGCCGCCGTCCACGGACCCGCCCTGCGCCGGTCCGCCGAGCCGCCCGTCGCCGTCGACCTGGGCTACGGGGCCGCCCCCTGGACCGCTGTCGAGCTGCTCACCCGCCTGCGCACCGCCGACCCGCGCACCGAGGTCGTCGGCATCGAGATCGAACCGGCCAGGGTCGCCGCCGCCGAGCCGTACGAGCGCGAGGGCCTCACCTTCGTGCACGGCGGCTTCGAGGTGCCGGTGCCGGGCGAGGTCGCGCTGATCCGGGCCGCGAACGTGCTGCGCCAGTACGACGAGGGCGAGGTCGCCGCGGTGTGGGCGCGGCTGTGCGCCCGGCTCGCCCCCGGGGGGCTGCTGGTGGAGGGGACCTGCGACGAGATCGGGCGGCGCCACGTGTGGGTGGCGCTCGACCGGAGCGGGCCGCGGACAGTGACCTTCGCGACCCGGCTCGGCTCGCTGGAGCGGCCCTCCGACCTCGCGGAGCGACTGCCGAAGGCGCTCATCCACCGCAACGTGCCGGGCGAGCCGGTCCACGCGTTTCTCCGGGACTTCGACCGGGCGTGGGCCGCTGCCGCTCCGTACGCCTCGCTCGGCGCGCGACAACGCTGGATCCGGGCCGTACGCGATCTGGCGGCGGACTGGCCGCTGACGGACGGACATCGGCGGTGGCGGCAGGGCGAGGTGACGGTGCGCTGGGAGGCACTGGCGCCTCGCTGA
- a CDS encoding NlpC/P60 family protein encodes MNRRRCATAAITVVCALTVLASPALTLQASAAPRPPAAPSAPLPPAPPKKTLEEVRKEIDGLYRQAAAATDAYNLAEEKAKEQSAEIVELAKMIVAGREKIDALKAQAGAAARAQYRNGGLPDGAQFVLTDDPQLFLDNAGRLQQGQKATKDLLAEMTRTQAQLDVYAKEAGTNWTKLEANRVKQAESKKDIDAKIAAAKKLESELAAEERARLLRLEEQEQYKAQTAWLSTGVLKGLSGKATPKGKQAVEYATAQIGKPYVWGAEGPGSFDCSGLTQRAWGVAGRSIPRTSQEQWRLLPRVDVKDMRPGDLIVYYKDASHIGMYVGNGAIVHAPRPGRNVTLAGAGSMEILGVVRPE; translated from the coding sequence GTGAACCGACGCCGCTGCGCCACCGCCGCGATCACCGTGGTCTGCGCCCTGACGGTGCTGGCCTCACCCGCGCTGACCCTCCAGGCCTCCGCCGCCCCGCGACCGCCCGCCGCACCCTCGGCCCCGCTGCCACCCGCGCCGCCGAAGAAGACCCTCGAAGAGGTACGCAAGGAGATCGACGGTCTGTACCGACAGGCCGCCGCCGCCACGGACGCGTACAACCTCGCCGAGGAGAAGGCCAAGGAGCAGTCCGCCGAGATCGTGGAACTGGCCAAGATGATCGTGGCCGGCCGCGAGAAGATCGACGCACTCAAGGCGCAGGCGGGCGCTGCGGCCCGCGCCCAGTACCGCAACGGCGGGCTGCCGGACGGCGCCCAGTTCGTCCTCACCGACGATCCGCAGCTCTTCCTCGACAACGCCGGCCGGCTCCAGCAGGGACAGAAGGCCACCAAGGACCTGCTCGCCGAAATGACCAGGACACAGGCCCAGTTGGACGTCTACGCCAAGGAGGCGGGCACCAACTGGACCAAGCTCGAGGCCAACCGCGTCAAGCAGGCCGAGTCGAAGAAGGACATCGACGCCAAGATCGCCGCGGCCAAGAAGCTGGAGTCCGAGCTGGCGGCCGAGGAGCGGGCGCGGCTGCTGCGGCTCGAGGAGCAGGAGCAGTACAAGGCGCAGACCGCCTGGCTGAGCACCGGCGTCCTCAAGGGCCTGAGCGGCAAGGCGACCCCGAAGGGCAAGCAGGCGGTGGAGTACGCCACGGCGCAGATCGGCAAGCCCTACGTCTGGGGTGCGGAGGGCCCGGGTTCGTTCGACTGCTCGGGGCTGACCCAGCGGGCCTGGGGGGTGGCCGGCCGGTCCATCCCGCGCACCTCGCAGGAGCAGTGGCGGCTGCTGCCGCGCGTGGACGTCAAGGACATGCGGCCCGGCGACCTGATCGTCTACTACAAGGACGCGAGCCACATCGGGATGTACGTCGGCAACGGCGCGATCGTGCACGCGCCGAGGCCGGGGCGGAACGTGACGCTCGCGGGGGCGGGCTCGATGGAGATCCTGGGAGTCGTCCGCCCGGAGTGA
- a CDS encoding SpoIIE family protein phosphatase, translated as MPVPVPRQRNDSAAAGAVTAAPAAPAATAATGTDLTLLVVEDDPAGALAVPELLDADGTRVRIRTARNLTEAERLLTDDVHCVLVDLALPGPRAAGDDPLAPLRHVLRLAPRHAVLALAASADAALAAEAVRVGAQDHLFREELDGRLLSRAIRYAVERKRADAVQVKLTESRLRAQENARLERGLLPTPLLEGSELRFAARYRPGRSRALLGGDFYDTVRTPDGTVHAMIGDVCGHGPDEAALGVELRIAWRALTFAGLCGDELLSTMQQVLEHERESEEIFATLCTVDIAPDGRRAGLCLAGHPSPLIARQGKAARLLPYEDGGPALGLLPRARWPRRQVELGGAWSLLMYTDGLIEGRSAGPGSPRLGQDGMVEMINRQLAEGLRGEELLEAAVTEVRALNGGELTDDVAVLALERARG; from the coding sequence ATGCCCGTACCCGTACCGCGACAGAGAAACGACTCTGCTGCGGCAGGCGCTGTCACCGCCGCCCCGGCCGCCCCGGCCGCCACGGCCGCGACCGGCACCGATCTCACCCTCCTGGTCGTCGAGGACGACCCGGCGGGTGCCCTTGCCGTACCCGAACTGCTCGACGCCGACGGGACCCGCGTCCGTATCCGCACCGCCCGCAACCTCACCGAGGCCGAGCGGCTGCTCACCGACGACGTGCACTGCGTCCTGGTCGACCTGGCCCTGCCCGGTCCCCGCGCGGCCGGTGACGACCCCCTGGCGCCCCTGCGGCACGTCCTGCGGCTCGCGCCGCGCCACGCCGTCCTCGCCCTCGCGGCCTCGGCCGACGCGGCGCTGGCGGCGGAGGCCGTACGGGTCGGGGCCCAGGACCACCTCTTCCGCGAGGAGCTCGACGGCAGGCTGCTGAGCCGGGCGATCCGGTACGCGGTCGAGCGCAAGCGGGCCGACGCGGTGCAGGTGAAGCTGACCGAGTCGCGGCTGCGGGCACAGGAGAACGCGCGCCTTGAGCGCGGGCTGCTCCCCACGCCTCTCCTGGAGGGCTCCGAGCTGCGCTTCGCGGCCCGCTACCGGCCCGGCCGCTCGCGCGCCCTGCTCGGCGGGGACTTCTACGACACCGTCCGGACCCCCGACGGCACGGTCCACGCCATGATCGGCGACGTCTGCGGGCACGGCCCGGACGAGGCGGCGCTCGGTGTGGAGCTGCGTATCGCGTGGCGGGCGCTGACCTTCGCCGGCCTGTGCGGGGACGAGCTGCTCTCGACGATGCAGCAGGTCCTGGAGCACGAGCGGGAGAGCGAGGAGATCTTCGCGACGCTCTGCACGGTCGACATCGCCCCGGACGGGCGCCGCGCGGGCCTGTGCCTGGCCGGACACCCCTCCCCGCTGATCGCCCGGCAGGGCAAGGCGGCACGGCTGCTGCCGTACGAGGACGGCGGCCCGGCCCTCGGCCTGCTGCCGCGCGCCCGCTGGCCGCGGCGCCAGGTGGAGCTGGGCGGGGCGTGGAGCCTGCTGATGTACACGGACGGCCTGATCGAGGGCCGCTCGGCGGGCCCGGGTTCGCCGCGGCTCGGCCAGGACGGGATGGTCGAGATGATCAACCGGCAGCTGGCGGAGGGCCTGCGGGGCGAGGAGCTCCTGGAGGCGGCGGTGACCGAGGTGCGCGCGCTGAACGGCGGGGAGCTGACGGACGACGTCGCGGTCCTGGCACTGGAGAGGGCCCGGGGATGA
- a CDS encoding DUF2516 family protein, giving the protein MLRDGFDLGLSLVTDLVFLGFALVSFVFAAMAREDAYRAAEKQTKKFWLIILSINLALNLLLGMLFLQIAGLIAAIVFMVDVRPAIKQISGGGGRRGGSSSDGPYGPYNGGR; this is encoded by the coding sequence ATGTTGCGCGACGGATTCGATCTCGGTCTCTCCCTGGTGACCGACCTGGTCTTCCTCGGCTTCGCCCTCGTCTCGTTCGTCTTCGCCGCCATGGCACGCGAGGACGCGTATCGCGCGGCCGAGAAGCAGACCAAGAAGTTCTGGCTGATCATCCTCAGCATCAACCTCGCCCTGAACCTGCTTCTGGGCATGCTCTTCCTGCAGATCGCCGGCCTCATCGCCGCCATCGTCTTCATGGTCGACGTCCGGCCCGCGATCAAGCAGATCTCCGGCGGAGGCGGCCGGCGCGGCGGCTCCAGCAGCGACGGGCCGTACGGGCCCTACAACGGCGGCCGATAG
- a CDS encoding helix-turn-helix transcriptional regulator — MASLNVGNLGEYLREQRRTAQLSLRQLAEAAGVSNPYLSQIERGLRKPSAEVLQQVAKALRISAETLYVRAGILDEKERDELETRAVILADPSINERQKQVLLQIYDSFRKENAAENAAESAADTVDGDDAAPDAERTVS; from the coding sequence ATGGCATCACTCAACGTCGGCAATCTTGGCGAGTACCTCCGCGAGCAGCGGCGCACCGCGCAGCTCTCGTTGCGGCAGCTCGCGGAGGCCGCCGGGGTGTCCAATCCGTATCTGAGTCAGATCGAGCGGGGGCTGCGCAAGCCCAGTGCCGAGGTGCTCCAGCAGGTCGCCAAGGCGCTGCGGATCTCCGCCGAGACTCTCTACGTGCGGGCCGGGATTCTCGACGAGAAGGAACGGGACGAGCTGGAGACGCGCGCCGTCATCCTGGCCGATCCCTCGATCAACGAGCGGCAGAAGCAGGTACTGCTCCAGATCTACGACTCCTTCCGCAAGGAGAACGCCGCCGAGAACGCTGCTGAGAGCGCCGCCGACACCGTCGACGGTGACGACGCCGCTCCCGATGCCGAACGAACCGTGAGCTAG
- a CDS encoding alpha/beta fold hydrolase, which produces MGAYVEANGTRIWAESRGQGPDVLLIAGLSDPAEAWQAQLDGLSDRYRVIAFDNRGSGRTALPDEPVSMATMADDAVELLRGFGVDRAHVAAFSGGSAIAQELALRHPEAVRSLVLMSTWARADAYFTAMTDFWRWLATEAPDERAMLEAFFLWIYTPRAHADGMVRQIIDETLAFPHPQSPEAFRRQLESFTRHDTLDRLPGITAPTLVLAGERDIATPPRFGRIVADAIPGARFEVLEGEAHQPFQESPDAFNARVDAFWREVDRGAPPS; this is translated from the coding sequence ATGGGCGCGTACGTCGAGGCCAACGGGACAAGGATCTGGGCCGAGAGCCGTGGCCAAGGGCCGGACGTCCTGCTGATCGCGGGGCTGAGCGACCCCGCCGAGGCGTGGCAGGCGCAGCTCGACGGCCTTTCGGACCGGTACCGGGTCATCGCCTTCGACAACCGGGGGTCCGGGCGGACGGCCTTGCCCGACGAGCCCGTGTCCATGGCCACGATGGCCGACGACGCCGTGGAACTGCTCCGGGGGTTCGGGGTCGACCGGGCGCATGTCGCCGCCTTCTCCGGCGGCAGCGCGATCGCGCAGGAGCTGGCGCTCCGCCACCCGGAGGCCGTCCGCAGCCTCGTCCTCATGAGTACCTGGGCACGAGCGGACGCCTACTTCACGGCCATGACCGACTTCTGGCGGTGGCTGGCGACGGAGGCGCCCGACGAGCGCGCCATGCTGGAGGCGTTCTTCCTCTGGATCTACACGCCGCGCGCCCACGCCGACGGCATGGTGCGGCAGATCATCGACGAAACGCTCGCCTTCCCTCATCCGCAGTCCCCCGAGGCCTTCCGGCGTCAGCTGGAGTCGTTCACCCGGCACGACACGCTCGACCGGCTGCCCGGCATCACCGCACCGACCCTCGTCCTGGCAGGCGAACGGGACATCGCCACGCCGCCGCGGTTCGGGCGGATTGTGGCCGACGCCATCCCGGGCGCCCGCTTCGAGGTTCTGGAGGGGGAGGCCCACCAGCCGTTCCAGGAGTCCCCGGACGCGTTCAACGCACGGGTCGACGCCTTCTGGCGCGAGGTGGACAGGGGAGCCCCGCCGTCCTGA
- a CDS encoding NAD(P)-dependent oxidoreductase produces MVMRVFLAGGTGVLGRRMVPQLVARGHQVTATTTSAAKLGLLEQLGAVGVVMDGLDAAAVRAAVAEARPDAIVHQMTAISPGHSGKPDLKHMDRWFAPTVRLRTEGTAHLLAAAEATGVTNFVAQSYAGWNGIREGGWVKTEEDPLDPMTGISAQPVMEAIRYLEDVVLKAGGAALRYGALYGPGATDDQVELVRKRQFPLVGGGAGHSSWVHLDDAASATVLAVEQRAKGVFNIVDDEPAPAREWLPYLAACAGGKPPMKVPVWLARLLAGDVAVTMMTEGRGFSNAKAKRELGWQLRYPSWRQGFKEELT; encoded by the coding sequence ATGGTCATGCGGGTGTTCCTGGCAGGCGGGACCGGGGTCCTGGGGCGGCGCATGGTGCCGCAGCTCGTCGCCCGGGGCCATCAGGTGACCGCCACGACGACGAGCGCCGCCAAACTCGGCCTGCTGGAGCAGCTCGGCGCGGTCGGGGTCGTCATGGACGGGTTGGACGCGGCGGCGGTGCGGGCGGCGGTGGCCGAGGCACGGCCGGACGCGATCGTGCACCAGATGACGGCGATCTCCCCGGGGCACTCCGGGAAGCCCGATCTGAAGCACATGGACCGCTGGTTCGCCCCCACGGTCCGGCTGCGCACCGAGGGTACGGCCCATCTGCTGGCGGCCGCCGAGGCGACCGGCGTCACCAACTTCGTCGCGCAGAGCTACGCCGGCTGGAACGGCATCCGCGAGGGCGGATGGGTGAAGACCGAGGAGGACCCGCTGGACCCGATGACGGGGATCTCCGCCCAGCCGGTGATGGAGGCGATCCGGTACCTCGAGGACGTGGTCCTCAAGGCCGGCGGCGCGGCCCTGCGCTACGGCGCGCTCTACGGGCCTGGCGCCACGGACGACCAGGTCGAGCTCGTACGCAAGCGGCAGTTCCCGCTCGTCGGAGGCGGCGCGGGCCACAGCTCGTGGGTGCACCTCGACGACGCGGCGAGCGCCACCGTGCTGGCCGTGGAGCAGCGGGCGAAGGGCGTGTTCAACATCGTCGACGACGAACCGGCCCCGGCGCGCGAGTGGCTGCCCTACCTGGCCGCCTGCGCGGGCGGGAAGCCGCCGATGAAGGTCCCCGTGTGGCTGGCCCGGCTCCTCGCCGGGGACGTGGCGGTCACGATGATGACGGAGGGCCGCGGCTTCTCCAACGCCAAGGCCAAGCGCGAGCTCGGCTGGCAGCTTCGCTACCCGTCGTGGCGTCAGGGCTTCAAGGAGGAGCTGACGTAG
- a CDS encoding DJ-1/PfpI family protein: MSPASPAHRVVIAVFPDVDLLDVTGPAEVFALANRETDGRAGYAVRLAGPGAEPVVTSAGVRLVPDLTFAEVGAAVDTLLVPGAVDLGPDGPVARVDDTVVEWVKATAPHARRIASVCVGAHLLAAAGLLDGRRATTHWSTAAQLAAEHPRVRVDADPIFVRSGRVWTGAGISTCMDLALALVAEDHGEELALAVARQLVMYLRRQGGQSQFSVPLSRPVAARRGIDELRVFITEHLDGDLSAPVLAERMCLSERHFARVFRQETGTSPASYVEAARVEAARRLLETTDQSLEQIASAVGMGSVETLHRAFRKQISTTPASYRRRFRTTS; this comes from the coding sequence ATGTCCCCCGCATCCCCCGCACACCGCGTCGTCATCGCGGTCTTCCCTGACGTCGACCTGCTCGACGTCACCGGCCCGGCCGAGGTCTTCGCCCTGGCCAACCGGGAGACCGACGGCCGGGCGGGCTACGCGGTCCGGCTGGCGGGTCCCGGCGCCGAGCCGGTCGTCACCTCGGCCGGGGTGCGCCTGGTGCCGGACCTGACCTTCGCCGAGGTGGGGGCGGCGGTGGACACGCTGCTGGTGCCCGGCGCGGTGGACCTGGGCCCGGACGGTCCGGTGGCCCGGGTCGACGACACCGTCGTGGAGTGGGTGAAGGCCACCGCTCCGCACGCACGGCGCATCGCCTCGGTGTGCGTGGGCGCGCATCTGCTCGCGGCCGCCGGGCTGCTCGACGGGCGGCGGGCGACCACCCACTGGTCGACCGCGGCGCAACTCGCCGCCGAGCACCCGCGGGTGAGGGTCGACGCCGACCCGATCTTCGTCCGCTCCGGCCGGGTGTGGACCGGGGCGGGCATCAGCACCTGCATGGACCTGGCGCTGGCCCTGGTGGCCGAGGACCACGGCGAGGAGTTGGCGCTGGCCGTGGCCCGACAGCTGGTGATGTACCTCAGACGGCAGGGCGGCCAGAGCCAGTTCAGCGTGCCGCTGAGCCGGCCGGTGGCGGCCCGTAGGGGCATCGACGAGCTGCGCGTGTTCATCACGGAGCACCTCGACGGCGATCTGTCGGCGCCCGTGCTGGCCGAGCGCATGTGCCTGAGCGAGCGTCACTTCGCCCGCGTCTTCCGCCAGGAGACGGGCACCAGCCCCGCCTCCTACGTGGAAGCGGCCCGGGTCGAGGCCGCCCGGCGCCTGCTGGAGACCACCGACCAGTCGCTGGAACAGATCGCGTCAGCGGTCGGGATGGGCTCGGTGGAGACGCTGCATCGCGCGTTCCGCAAGCAGATCAGCACCACCCCGGCCTCCTACCGCCGCCGCTTCCGCACCACTTCCTGA